TACCGTCATTACCTAATTTCTTAACAAAAGAATCACTTTTAACATTTTTATTAACAACATCTCCATGATTCCCAATTTCTCCACTAAAAATATTAGTTCTTGTCTTATTAATATGAGAATCATTTTGATTATTTCCAACAGTATTTTCTGAAACATTTTTTGAAATATTTGTAGGTGTTGATGTTGTATCTACCGCCTTTTCTTTTGAAACTACTTTCACATCCTCATTTTTTTGCAAAACTTTTTCAGTGTACTTAATTTCCTTCTGATCATTCAAGTTACTAATTTTCTTTGAGTTAGATTCAAATCTTGAGTTTGAAATTCCATCATTTTGTGAAATTTCTATTTTCTCAGAATTTCTAATATTTTTAGTATTATGAACATCCTTCACTCTCTCATTATTTACAAATTTGTCATTTACAGATTTATCATTTTCCTCTCCATTATTTTTATTTCCAGCCACTCCTTCTGGAACATCTGAAACATTTGTAAACACACTTTCACTCAAATTTATCGTTATTGGCTCATTTTTCTTATTTTCTTTTTCATTATTATTTGAAACATAATAGGCTACAGGAATAAATAAAGCCATAACATTTAAAACAATTGAAATTATATAAAATTTCATTTTTTCCCTTTCTTTAACGCTTTAAACAAATTTATGAAACAAACTCACTTTTCTAAAATTCATAACTTGCTCCAATGTAATAAGTTCGTTCATCAGCTGGTGAATACACTGTACTTCCTGTAAGAGGATCTTTCCCTTGAGCAACATTGTATTTTTTATTAAATATGTTTTTTACTCCTGCATTAAGTCCAAATCCATTTTTATGTTTATATTTCAATCCTAAATCTGTTGTAGAATATGAAGGTATTTTTTCATTGTAGGTATCCACTGAACTTGAGTAATAATTTAAGTTAGCAGTCGTTCTCAAACCATCTGCTATTTCATAATCAAGTCCTAATGTAACTTTTGTAGATGGAACTCCTGGTATTTTTTGTCCATCTTTGAAATTATAAGTTGTTGAAGCTAATACATCATCTCCAACTTTCTTAATTTTGGCATTTACATATGTAAATGATTCATTTACTCTCAATTTACCTAAATATTGCTCAGCAAATAGCTCTACACCTGTTCTTTCGGTAGCTTTTAAATTATGGAATGTCCATCTTGCTGTACTTGGTCCTCCTAACACTCCGTGATCCATATTCAAGTATACTTCGTTATTTGTTCGTGTATGAAATGCTGTAGCACTTACAAATGAATTCCATAACATATCTTTAAATCCTACTTCATACGTATTAAATTTTTCTGTTTTTAAATTATTTAAAGTATAATTTCTAGCACCTGGTGCATAATCAACAAATTCTGTTGCAGCTGGTGATCTAAATCCTCTTTCATATTTCGCATAAACATTTCCTGTATCAGAATATTTGTAATTAAGTCCCAATTCATAAGTACTATTACTATCTTTTCTCGAACCGTGCATTTCTCTTGCTGGAATAGTTACAAATCCTCTTCCACCGGGTACCGGCATTCTTGTAGACGGAACTTCTCTATTTGTTTTATATTCTGCTCTTTCAAATCTATACCCTGCTGTCCCTTCTAAATTACCAACAAGTTTATGACGCCCTAACAAATAAAATGAATTCGTTTCTTTCGCTAAATCAACATTCATAATTGGTGTTCCAAATATAGTTTGTTCTCTACTTCCCTTATGATTAATGTAGTTATATCCAAAAATTATATTCCCATTTTCAAGTCCATAATTTCCCTTAAAATTAATTCCTTTTTTATTATCTTCAAATTTCGTTTTAGGCATTCCATACATAGTTTTATTTGTATCCTGTTTATATCCTGTCAATGACAATTTCAAATTATCAGTAACTTTTCCTTCGTATCCCAAGCTATACTCTTTTCTATTAACATCAATATCACTCAAAATTCCAGGCTGTCTTCTATCACTCAAAAGTTGTGATTTTGTTAAATCTGACGCCAATGTTTCTTCTGAATCATATCTCGACGCTTTAAATTTCAAACTATGATTATCTGTTATATTATATTTCAAACTCCCATTCAAATATTCATTTGCTTCTTTTGAACCTCTTCTATATCCTTTTCCATTAACATTTTCATATCCTAAATCAATAATAAATTTATTTCCATAGTTGATTCCAGCATCAAATCCTAATTTATTTGTCCCATAAGAACTATTTTGATAATAAACTTTACCAGAAGCTCCTTCTTTTGTTCTATCTTTTGTAATGATATTTACAACTCCACCTCGAGTTCCACTTCCATACAGAACTGTTCCTCCACCATTTATTATTTCCACTCTTTCTACATCATTAACAGATATTGTATTTAAAGGAATATACGCATGAGAAGTGTCAATCGTATCCATCGCAACATCCCCATCAATAAGTATTTTTACCGAAGAAACTGCTTTAGAAATATTCGCACTTGTTCCCAATCCAAATCTACCTTGCCCTCTAATATCTACTGCTGAACCAAATCCAGTTTGAGTTATATTAATTCCTGGCGCCTGTTTCAATATATCTTCTACCGTATTATATCCTTTTTCTTTAATATCCTCTGATGTAATAATAGTTACATTTTTTATCTGATTATCAACATTATCACTAAATCCTGTCGCTGTCACAACTGTTTTTTCAAGTTTCCCTTCATATTTTCCCTCTGCATATAAAGATAAACTAGCTAAAATTAAACTTAAAATTGTAATTTTTTTTAACATAAACTCTATTCTCGCATGACATCAGTATTTTTTGCCACGCTCTCCTTTCTCCATTTTATTATTTATCATTTTTTTGTATATTAAGACTAACATTTTTTACATTTTCATTACGTAATTTCGACATTACTTCTACAATATATCCATATTCAAGATGCTCATCCGCTGTCAATGTCATATTTTCAAGCATTTCTTTAGGTAATTTCAAAATTTCACCGTGGATATTCTCCTCTGAAATTTCTTTAGTATCATTACCCACCTTTAAAAAATATTTCTTGTTTCTATTTACTATTATTTCTACCTTCGTTTCTTCCTTCTTATCAAATTTAGCATTCGATTTTGGAACAGAAAGTTGAAATTGTGAATATTTATTAAATGTTGTAGCAATCATAAAAAATATTAATAACATAAATATAACATCAATAAGATTAAGCATTGATATCTCTGCATTCTGTCTACTTCTTCTATTAGAAAATTTCATTTTTTATTCCTTTCAATACTTTATAATTCTATTTTTTCACTCTTCCCATAATATGCAAAGCTGCTCTCTCCATTTCCAACGCTATTGCATCTATTCTTCTATTAAAGTAATTATAAAAAATTAAAGAAGGTATCGCTACAATTAGACCAAACGCCGTAGTATACAGTGCTTCAGATATTCCAGCTGCAACTATTTTTGAACTTTCAGCACTCGCAGATAACG
The DNA window shown above is from Leptotrichia wadei and carries:
- a CDS encoding TonB-dependent receptor, translating into MLKKITILSLILASLSLYAEGKYEGKLEKTVVTATGFSDNVDNQIKNVTIITSEDIKEKGYNTVEDILKQAPGINITQTGFGSAVDIRGQGRFGLGTSANISKAVSSVKILIDGDVAMDTIDTSHAYIPLNTISVNDVERVEIINGGGTVLYGSGTRGGVVNIITKDRTKEGASGKVYYQNSSYGTNKLGFDAGINYGNKFIIDLGYENVNGKGYRRGSKEANEYLNGSLKYNITDNHSLKFKASRYDSEETLASDLTKSQLLSDRRQPGILSDIDVNRKEYSLGYEGKVTDNLKLSLTGYKQDTNKTMYGMPKTKFEDNKKGINFKGNYGLENGNIIFGYNYINHKGSREQTIFGTPIMNVDLAKETNSFYLLGRHKLVGNLEGTAGYRFERAEYKTNREVPSTRMPVPGGRGFVTIPAREMHGSRKDSNSTYELGLNYKYSDTGNVYAKYERGFRSPAATEFVDYAPGARNYTLNNLKTEKFNTYEVGFKDMLWNSFVSATAFHTRTNNEVYLNMDHGVLGGPSTARWTFHNLKATERTGVELFAEQYLGKLRVNESFTYVNAKIKKVGDDVLASTTYNFKDGQKIPGVPSTKVTLGLDYEIADGLRTTANLNYYSSSVDTYNEKIPSYSTTDLGLKYKHKNGFGLNAGVKNIFNKKYNVAQGKDPLTGSTVYSPADERTYYIGASYEF
- a CDS encoding ExbD/TolR family protein is translated as MKFSNRRSRQNAEISMLNLIDVIFMLLIFFMIATTFNKYSQFQLSVPKSNAKFDKKEETKVEIIVNRNKKYFLKVGNDTKEISEENIHGEILKLPKEMLENMTLTADEHLEYGYIVEVMSKLRNENVKNVSLNIQKNDK
- a CDS encoding TonB family protein, coding for MKFYIISIVLNVMALFIPVAYYVSNNNEKENKKNEPITINLSESVFTNVSDVPEGVAGNKNNGEENDKSVNDKFVNNERVKDVHNTKNIRNSEKIEISQNDGISNSRFESNSKKISNLNDQKEIKYTEKVLQKNEDVKVVSKEKAVDTTSTPTNISKNVSENTVGNNQNDSHINKTRTNIFSGEIGNHGDVVNKNVKSDSFVKKLGNDGNSGKDGSNRGNINRKAEDSGSSKVRNLEKISKKSSKNDDNEQKRNNEKDKEKNINVCNEGKDFTVSYNPNLSYPIAARRLGNKGVVTVSVKFHFNSSGSVSVISVSGGNSIFQQEARKAASKIRVKIKNPEILKCTISKSFEFELK